TTACAGGCCCGACCACAAACCAgaaataaactagtggctctgtacCTACGCTGTAAATCTCGCGAGTCCAAATtcaccatttttagggttccgtacctcaaaaggaaaaaacggaacccttataggatcactcgtgcgtctgtctgtctgtccgtctgtcacagcctattttctcggaaactactggaccacaattaagttgaaatttggtacacatatgtaaattagtgacccaaagatggacatgtttttttttataattatacataggtttaaagttatttaagaaaataaccaaaaaatgaccattcccccccgaAACtaatgggtctaaaattttgaaaaaaatacacattaatagttctttacctatagatggcaggaaaacctattagaaatgtgcagtcaagcgtgagtcggacttatgtacggaaccctagaaacgcgagtccgactcgcacttggccggttttttatgaaAGTTTTCAAAAAACTGAACCTGTTCAAGTGCTCACTAAATTTCATCAGAATTGGTGGAGAAATGCGATCAGTAAAGGAGAACGccttttgtattttgtataacACTAACACTTACAAACCTCTTCCGCTGTCTTGCAGTATGAACAGATTTTATGCTACGTTAACTCCATTGAGCCTGCACCGATACCTCAGTACATTTTCCAAGTCTTGAGTGCTTCGAAATCCAACGCGGAACAAAAATGGAAGGATTTGGCGAGAAACCATAACATTTTCTACGCATATCATGGAAGTCACTTGGAAAACTTTTACTCGATGCTTAGTTTTAGTGTGCAACAGCATTTGAATAAGGTACCCTATCAATGAATTTGTATCGCATTGCCTAATATTTAAAAGTATTCCCGTTCCCGCTCGCTAAAATGCTACTTTTAGAAGCTATTGGGTAAAAGCTATGAGGATGAACTAAAATTCTGGCATAAAGGAaaaagtattattaaaaaataaaataacgacaactattaataaaaataaacacgtGCCTAATAGTTTGAACAATTGAAGAGCAACAATTAATATGTGGAAGGTTAGCTGAATGTTTAATTGTCTAGTCTTATCCAATTCGTATCTATTTATCATGTAGCAAAGTACAATGGTCGGAGACGGCCTGTACCTAACCAGCGAGCTGAGCGCCAGCCTGCCGTACAGCCGCGGCGGGTTCGGCTGGGGCGCCAGCTGCATCGGCGGGCACATCTCCTGCGTCGCGCTCTGCGAGGTCATCGACGCGCCGGAGGGCATCAACTACCAGAAACCGAGCTCTAATGAAGGTCATAAAGTCAGAATTTACACCAATTACCTTATAAGGGATAAAGGGTTTTAAAAGCACTCAGTTCAGTTGAATCTCTTTTTAAATTGACTAAATTCAGTTCATACTACGAATTAGCAACTTATTTCGTAATTGGAATTAAATCAACGATTGTCATGCAGTCACTCCGCACTTCAAGGGTACCTAACTTAATAAGTTGTGCAGTGCTGTTCGGATATTCGGATGTTTTCTCTTGTCtattaagtataattattagaCTATTTAGATAGACTGAAACACAGTCTAGCGCGCCCTCCCTCAGTCCCTGATCGAAATTAATGTCTATGTTTAAGGAAAAGTTGGCAAAATATGTACATCTGTTTTCTGTGTGATGACtttgtacccaaagggtaataaaaccgggcaagtgcgagtcggactcgcacacgaagggttccgtaccataatgcaaaaaaaaaaaaaaacaaaaaaaaaagcaaaaaaaaaacggtcacccatccaaatactgaccactcccgacgttgcttaactttggtcaaaaatcacgtttgttgtatgggagccccatttaaatctttattttattctgtttttagtatttgttgttatagcggtaacagaaatacatcatctgtgaaaatttcaactgtctagctatcacggttcgtgagatacagcctggtgacagacggacggacggacggacggacggacggacggacggacagcgaagtcttagtaatagggtcccgttttaccctttgggtacggaaccctaaaaagggaccCTATTTACAAAGACTCcgctgctgtccgtccgtctgtctgttcgtccgtctgtcgtctgtcaccaggctgtatatcatgaaccgtgatagctaggcggTTGaacttttcacagatgatgtatttctgttgccgctataacaacaaatactaaatcagaatatgataaatattttccacaaacgtgattttttgccgttttttgcgtaatggtacggaactcttcgtgcgcgagtctgactcgcacttggccggttttttaatttgtattattaaatataggttATTCCGGAGACACTGGCAGAGCTGGATATGACAGACACACTGCCGACCACAGAGCTGCCGCTCACTACATCGTTACCAACAGTGACCTGATACGCGTGCGCTACATCTTGGTGTATGCCAAGCAACCGACCTTAATGAGGTTTCCAACCACGAGCGGTAACAGGCATAATGGTACGTCtcttaataattaatgtgtTGTGTGCATATTGTGTGTAAATTCAGGGTTAGGTTTGTAATAACGCCCTCTACCTAGAGCAGCAGCCCTACAACGGAATCTGAATATACATATAGGTGATATAAGTGTGGCTCCAAATCTGTCCTATTGCTTCTCAAAGGTGACCCTGAATTAGCCCTACTACATCGAAATATACATTTTAGGTCCTGTCTGAATGGGAACATATTTTTCAGAGCGCGGATTATGCCAATGGGTATCAAGACATAAACTGTTTTCAATACTTCTTGGATACGGATTAATGCTGGCAACCATCGGATTTGCAAATAACCAACCAATGCAGCACTATTACGAATCATTACTGAGTAAATTTGATTTTAAATCTTGATTTCAAAAATTGTCGCTAGTGTATGCATGGTATGATTGTTGTTTGATTACTTATGTCATAAAATTTCGTAAGTAATATTGTAATTTAGTAAGCCAACTTactaaatccaaataaatatttttttgaatagCCTGGTAATTTACTAATTTCGGTTACTGTTTAATTCTATATTTTGAGTACGAAATGTGCTTATTTAACCAACATGCACTTAGTT
This genomic interval from Cydia splendana chromosome 4, ilCydSple1.2, whole genome shotgun sequence contains the following:
- the LOC134789506 gene encoding protein mono-ADP-ribosyltransferase PARP16 encodes the protein MEKQLDVLSDNGTIYNIVSTSEAIPDNSQQKLDTLAKKAAQLRCILEKDFKACDMKWSLFVAAAFSFRYESCLRPFPPAFLKNGVKDMDELLSVISDVPALDLVLEQLINVEDLSKVSDIIHLLFYVLVRLKEPALKTLQPDSYEQILCYVNSIEPAPIPQYIFQVLSASKSNAEQKWKDLARNHNIFYAYHGSHLENFYSMLSFSVQQHLNKQSTMVGDGLYLTSELSASLPYSRGGFGWGASCIGGHISCVALCEVIDAPEGINYQKPSSNEGYSGDTGRAGYDRHTADHRAAAHYIVTNSDLIRVRYILVYAKQPTLMRFPTTSGNRHNERGLCQWVSRHKLFSILLGYGLMLATIGFANNQPMQHYYESLLSKFDFKS